TCCGGCTTTTTTTGCGTATGAATATTTATCTTTTTTCAGGGGTTGAAATGTTCGTCAAGCGGGCCGATTGTTGTAATCAAGAGGTCACGAAATCCTGTTCAAGGCCTCTTGCGAGCTAGCTGAAATAAGGGATGAACTATGCAAATCCAAGTCAACAGCGACAACCATATTCAAAGCAGCAAACGACTGGAGGAGTGGGTACGAACCACAATTGAGAGCACGCTCGACCGTTATGAGGAAGACCTGACCCGTGTCGAAGTCCATCTGAGCGACGAGAACGGTGACAAACCGGGTCCCCATGATTTGCGCTGCCAGCTGGAGGCGCGGCCAAAAGGCCATCAACCGATTTCCGTCACCCACAAAGCCGATTCGCTGGAACAGGCGATCGATGGTGCAGCCGAAAAACTGGAGCACGCGCTGG
This genomic window from Pseudomonas kribbensis contains:
- a CDS encoding HPF/RaiA family ribosome-associated protein codes for the protein MQIQVNSDNHIQSSKRLEEWVRTTIESTLDRYEEDLTRVEVHLSDENGDKPGPHDLRCQLEARPKGHQPISVTHKADSLEQAIDGAAEKLEHALEHLFGKLRGKPRAAVVPFERKANDRLLEEEFLENEQAAINS